In Arthrobacter sp. B3I9, the following are encoded in one genomic region:
- a CDS encoding SDR family NAD(P)-dependent oxidoreductase — MDIKGTVALVSGGASGLGAATARRLFDAGASVVLLDLPGSAGEAFAAELNGRTEQNDADPVTPAPTAVFVPADVTNEEQVQAAVDAAADLGPLRIVVNCAGIGTPGKVLGRDGVLPLEDFNRVVQINLVGTFNVLRLAAAAMAATEPAMTELGGPERGVIINTASVAAFDGQIGQPAYAASKGAVAAMTLPIARELARSLVRVVTIAPGIFETPMMAGLPQEAQDSLGRQVPHPSRLGRPGEYANLVAHIVDNAMLNGETIRLDGAIRMGPK, encoded by the coding sequence GGTACTGTTGCGCTGGTTAGCGGCGGGGCCTCGGGCCTGGGCGCGGCTACGGCGAGGCGGCTCTTCGACGCTGGTGCCTCCGTGGTGCTGCTGGACCTGCCGGGCTCGGCCGGGGAAGCCTTCGCGGCCGAGCTGAACGGCCGCACCGAGCAAAACGACGCCGATCCCGTGACACCAGCCCCCACGGCTGTCTTCGTCCCCGCGGATGTGACCAACGAAGAGCAGGTGCAGGCCGCCGTCGATGCCGCCGCCGACCTCGGGCCGCTGCGGATCGTGGTGAACTGCGCCGGCATCGGCACCCCCGGCAAGGTCCTGGGCCGTGACGGTGTGCTGCCGCTGGAGGACTTCAACCGCGTCGTCCAGATCAATCTGGTGGGCACCTTCAATGTGCTCAGGCTGGCCGCTGCGGCGATGGCGGCAACCGAGCCTGCCATGACCGAGCTCGGCGGACCGGAGCGCGGTGTCATTATCAACACTGCGTCCGTTGCTGCCTTCGACGGCCAAATCGGCCAGCCCGCCTACGCTGCCTCCAAAGGGGCCGTGGCGGCGATGACCCTTCCGATTGCCCGCGAACTGGCGCGCTCGCTGGTCCGCGTGGTCACCATCGCGCCGGGCATCTTCGAGACGCCGATGATGGCCGGCTTGCCCCAGGAGGCCCAGGACTCCCTGGGCCGCCAGGTACCGCACCCCTCGCGGCTCGGGCGCCCGGGGGAGTACGCGAACCTGGTGGCGCACATCGTCGACAACGCCATGCTCAACGGCGAGACCATCCGCCTCGACGGCGCCATCCGGATGGGGCCCAAGTGA